Genomic window (Streptomyces sp. NBC_00078):
CCGCCGTCGGTGAGAAGCCCGCAGCGGCCCGCGCCCTGCTCGCCGCCGAAGACGCCCTCCTGCGCGATGACGACCTCCAGCCCAGCTACTCCAGGGTCAGCGGCCCCGCCGCCGGCACCGTTGCCAGCCACACCGCCCGCACTCTCACCGACCTCGCCGACCACATCGGCACCGAACAGCAGCACCGCGATGCCCTGGTCCGCTGGGACCCCGAGAAGTACAAGCGTGTTCACGCCCTCACCTACGCCGACCTCGGCGACAGCCTCGCTGCCCAGGCCCGCGCCGACGAAGCCATCGCCGCCTGGGCGCAGGCCCTGATCCTCATGGAAGGCATGACCTCCGACCGCACCCGCAAGGCCATCACCTCGCTCCGCTCCACCCTCTCCATCTACCAGCGCCGCAAAGTGCCCGGAGCCGCGGAACTCGCCCGCCGCGCACGCGAAGCGCTGGCCTAAGCTGACACCAACCGGCCGACGAAGGGACACAAGCCGTGGCTCAGCGGACCACTGACGACCAGCCCAAAGCCCTGCCGCCCGCCCTCGAATCCATGACCCTGCTGGTCGCCGCCGTCATCGTCCACGACCAGGCCACCAACCGCGTCGTCCTCCTCCAACGCAGCCAAAACGCCAAATTCGCCCAGGGCATGTGGGACCTCCCCGTCGGCAAGAGCGAACCCGGCGAGCCCATCACCGAAACCGCCGTACGCGAGCTCTACGAAGAGACCGGCCTGACCGTGAAGCCTGAGTCCCTCACAGTCGCCCACATCATCCACGGCGCCTGGGGCGTCGAGGCCCCCAACGGCTTCCTCACCGTCGTCTTCGCCGTTCACGAATGGACCGGCGAACCCCAGAACCGCGAACCCCGCAAGCACTCTCAGGTCCGCTGGGTCGATGCCGTCGACGTCCCCGAAGACTTTGTGGACACCACCGCCAGTGCCCTTCGGCGGTACCTGGCGGATGGGCCGCAAGTATCCCTGGATGGGTGGGCATGAAACGACCTGCTGTGGGCGGCCTACCGGAATACAGGTCGTCCTCGATCAGTAAACTCCGCACTTTGCATGCGCGGAGAGGCTCTGTACAGAGAGCTCAGACGGTGGCCCATCACGCCGTCTCGCCGTTGCGACTCAGTATTGCCTCGCCTCTCCTGGGCGATGGCCCGCTCGTCGCGGGACAACCGGTCGTCACATCGCAGGAACTGCGCAACCGTCAGTGCAGCCAGCCTTGGTAGTTCACGGCAAGCGCAGTTGATCGTCCACTGGCACAGTCGCTGGAGGGAGCGTGGTGATCAGCAATTCCTCGGCGGATCTTTTTCCGGACCGCCCAGCTGCTGAGTAACGCGTAGCGACCAACCGTTTACTAATCCGCCACCTGCGCACTCCGAGAGTCTCACGATCGATGTCTGACGGCGCCATCCTGGATTGACCGTAAAGCCATTTGCTCTGCACGAGCATGGGGTAATTGTCGTAGCTAAGTAGCCACCGGAACTGCGCTTTTGTTCGAAGGTATCCCGCCAGGTCGAGGTGGAGTGTGTCAATGCCGGGGCGAGTGGCCGGAGCCCGTCCGTCGCCCCCGTAGCCGCCACGGGGATCAAATGACGTTCGATACAGAAGCGAAGACTTTTCAATATATGGGGGGTCGAGGTAGGCAATTACACGGGAAGGTAGTAGCTGTGGATATTGCTCAGGTACGTCTTCCAACGTTTGTCGCCAGTCCTTGCACCACACATCCACTAGGCGTCCGATGCTGTACAGATGGCCGATGTACCTAATTCTCTCCTCAAGCGCGTCTGGGTTCCAGCGGCATCCGATCGGGTAGTTACTGGCTTGAGAGCGCCCGCCAATGGGCCCCGCCTTGCCGTGCAAGATCCCCGAGAAGGTGGTTCGATTAAGGAACAGGCATTGCGTCGCGACGCTTATGCGGCGATCGCGTGGACTCATCTCCGGGCGTGGCGCCCATGCGCGCCAATAATCCCATCGTTCCACGGCTGACACACCACCATTGCGAACGTACCGCTTCCACTCCTCATGCATTCGATCGATGAGCAGCTCGGTATCGTCGGCAGCTGCTTGCCAAAAGGCTGTGACGAGTGGGTCAGCGTCTGCGAGCAAGATGCGGTCTACAATTCCCTCGCCAATCGCGCGCAATGATGCTGACGCGCCGCCGGCGAACGGCTCCACAAGAAGATTTACTTCGGGAACCTCCCGAGATTGCTTCGCTGAAGTTATCAATCGCGCGATCACGGGGGACAGTGACGACTTAGCCCCTGGATAACGCAAGGGTGACTGGTAACGGCCGTGGGAGAGCGCGTGGGAGACGGGCTCAAGCTGCTGAGGCAGGGGGCGGGCCTGAGCATGGATCGCCTCGTCGGCACCGAATGGATTGGCATTCTGAGCAAGAGTGCTTGCGCTGATGGCAGTCGCCGACGAGGTCACTGAGGTCACCGTCCCATCTTGCCGGATGGCTGAGCGATCCGGAACATGATCGAACCTAGCCCTTGAAGTATGTCGGTGGTTGCACCGCTTGGAGGTCAAGTTTCAGCCCTGGGATGTTCTGCTGAGCCATCATCGTCAAGACGGAGCGCCCCACGCCGAGTGGCAGTGCGGCCGCAGAGTGGGCGAGGGCGATGGGTACGACAGCATGTTGGTACATGCGGGTCCTGAGCGAGTCCAGAATCTCGCATATCAGACGAAGCGTCGGGTATGCGTCCCATCCCTCAGCTTCCGGACTGCCGCCATCGTATGGCGATAGTCCCGCCTTAGGCGGGACTGTAATTACCAGAGGATCTCCCGTTCGAGTGCGGTAGATGAAGCGGCGTCCGTAGAACTCATCCACGCCATAGTGATTACTCTCGGGGCGCCCGGAAATCCTATTGATGTAAGCGTTAGTTAGCCGCATGACGTGGCCCAACGGAATCAGATCCTTGATCAGCTCTGCATGCTCGACGAAGGCGCCAGATTTCTCGATTCCGACGATGAGAGGCGCGATGAGGTTCCGCTTGGCACACCAGGCGCCAAGGTCGCCAAGATGTTCCTCAAATCTACGCTTGAGCGGAGCAAGGGGACCGAACATTGCCAGCGGTCCATCAGTAATGAATAGAGTGTGCCGAAGCACTTCGGGTGCGGTGTCGGCAAAGAAGTTCAAGTAACACACAGACATTAGCCGCTCGGCCGCAGTCATGACGCGCCCAAGAGGAGTGAAGTTCGATCCTTCGGCGTTATATTCCTCGTGAGTTCGCAGGACGTCCGCGAGGTATAGGCGCGTGTTACATGAACGGCACGACCCGCCCTCTTTGTTAACTGTCAGTGTGAAGCTGCTGGTCGCCTTCTGCCCGCATCCCGGGCAGACACGTAGGCTGATTTCGGTCGCAGGTTTGCCACGAGTACCGTGCAATGCCAGGAGCGCATCTGTGAGGGTCATCTCGGTGTTGGAGTCGAAACGCGAACTGCGGAGAAAGTCTTCGAGTTCCGCGCGCCAGGTTTCCGCACCGCTCATGCCCGGCCGAGTCAGCTGAGATCCGGGGAGAGCTACGTCGAAAGCGTATTCAGAGTGAGAGTTACGGACCTCACGTGGGTCGATGTGCCTCACTCGGGAAAGGTTGCGAAAGGCTTCGAGCCGTACAACCGATCCGGCAACTCTGAGATAGCCAACCTTCACGGTCGGATGGTCGCGAGTAGCCTCAACCTCGGTGTCCGACCCGTCGACCGTGATCGAGAAGTCCACCTCCTCAAGTTTGCCAGAAAGCGGCAAATCTTCGAGAGGTGAGCACAGCTCAGTGATTCCCTCTTCGCTTTCGGGGCGAGAGCTAGTGATGGTCCAGCGTTGAAGGGCAGCCCGGACCGCCTCATTCCTCACCGTATCTACGTGCCCCAGCCTGGAAGCCTTTTCTCCTTCGTAAGGCACGATTTACTCGCCTTCGTTTGCGATGTCAATGCCTGTCAGTCCGGCGGCGGCTCGGGCCTTATTGACCATAGTGTGATCGAACTTGGAGATCTGCACCGGGACGATGTATTTTCCTGAGTATGTTTTCATCCGCACAAATCCGACGTCTTCTGCTCGGATGATGCTCGGAGTCCAGACCTTGAAATCGTAATAGTGCGCCAACTCGCGTGTTTCGTGGTCGGAGTTAAGATGAGAAATCAACCAATTCGAGGTATTCGAAAGCATGCGCTTGTCGACAGAAGTGACTTCTTGTGTTGCGTAGATCAGGCCCATTCGATACTTTGCCGCTTCCTTCGACAGGCGTACCCAGGGATCGTCAGCTACGTCGCGTCCGCCACGCTCGAAGAGGTTGTGCGCCTCTTCGACGATAATCTGCATGTCTACCGGCTCATGGTCGGCGCGAAACCGCTCGCTTGCCCGATTCAAGAGGTGGGTGACGATGCGTTCTGACATGACCTTTGCGACCTTGTCGTTTCCGCTTGAGAGATCGACGATTGCAAGTCGACCCGCCTGCATGTCGTTCCACAAGTGCTCACCGACGTCACCAGCAGAATTGGGGCCGTGGAATGGGCGGATGGTTCGAATGGATGAAGTCACACCCGTATATTTGTACACATCCCAAATGGCGCCGAAGTGGCAGTCTTTAGTGTCGTGCCACTTGGGAAAGTCGCTTTCCCGTTCTCCAACCCATTCGGCGAGTGCCAGCGCGCCTGCAGGGCTGAGGACGCGGTAACTCCCCGCTCGGCCAGCCTGTACAACAGCATCCGGATGGGCGGCCATGAAATCCGTCATTGGGCCTGACGGAGCAGGGATGACAAGGGATTGTGGCAAATTGGCGGCTTCGAATCCACACTTGGCTAGAAGGCCGTAAAATGCGACTGTAGTCCACCCCCAGCGGCTGTGCCTGCTGCGATCATTTTGATCGGGCTCAGTAAGGACTGCCGACCGGAAGCTTTTGCCGTAGTTGGTATTGACCGGTGCAGTGGCTTCGCTTACCAAGCTCCAAGCTGCTTCGAGTACCTCACGGTCATAGAAGTTGATACGAAGTGGCTGCTCCCGGCTGTCCCCAGCGCTGGGTTCGACCTTATAGATCCGCACAGTGCTTGAGTCGTCCCCGAGGAGGCGAAGGCCCGTGCGGTCTTGCTTATTTACGTTTGCGTACTCGCCTTGTGGATCAAAGATCAGCTGGCCGATGGAACGGCCATGTTCCGACCCATACTGGTGGACCGCTGTAACCAGGGTCTTGATAGTGTTAGATTTACCGGTTCGAGTCATTCCGAAAACGGCAGTTTTCCGACCGATGAAGTCAGAAACGTTGATATGGACCTGTGCCCGATCGGTGCCAGCAATGAGAGCCTTGCGCCGGGTGGCGGCGAATCGGACGTTACCGATCGCGAGGGCGTCTTTCTTGTCAACAGGCTCAGGGTAGGAGGCCAGCCATGACAACACCTCAGTGGACGGCAGGAATACTTGATAGCGAGCAGAGACAACCACGTTGTCGATGTCTGCCCCGTATTCAATATGGGCGTCGCGGGAATCTGCCTCAGTATAGAAGGTGCCCAGAACCTCGCAATCGAAGGCTGACTGCTGAAGTTCGTTGCGTGTCAGCACATCCGTTACGTCATCGAATCCGACCCCGGATGCGCCAGCATCGCGGACAACCGCCAGACGAGTTTGAATGAGCTCCGACTCGTTAGGCAGGGGCGCAGTGCCGCGGACTCGGAGCAGGATGACTTCCTGATCTTCGAGTATGAACCCAGAAGTCGTATTGTCGCCCGCGACAGCGAGGAGGAAGCCACCCCTTGGAACTCCGCCGGCCTTCTCCTTTTTGAAGTCATCGGTCAACACCACGGCCGAGTCGTAGTCGAGACGGTAGACGCCGCCGACCGGTACGCAGCCCCTGTTGACTAGCGCAGTCAGCGGCTTCTTGAGTTCGACCGACTGTGAGAGCCCCTCAGTGATGCTCACGCGCCTTGCCCCCTCTACCGGTCGCACAAGGCAGGGCGCGACCGCAGTGTGGTTGTGATCCAGAGTCACTCGGACGCTACACGGGGCCACTGACAAAAGTGTGCCGTATCAATGAGGTTGACGGCCACTCAGGTAGCGAGCTCGGAGCAGGGGTGCTGGGGGCTCGCACCGGAGGCGTACATGCTCGATCTGTCTCGAGAGTGTGAAGCCAGGGGCTACTGTGCCGCGAGTCCGGCGCGTGAGCGATGCGTGAGCGGACGGGTCAGCACAGGATGGATCGGGTGGGATGTTGGTGATTGCTATGCGTCGCTGACCTGGGGAAATAGGACGTAGCGGAACCGGACGACACCGGGTGGCCTGATCTTGCAGGCCCTCGTAATGCGTAGGTCTCGGGTTCGAATCCCGAAGGCGGCTCCATGGTGAACCCCAGGTCAGACCTTTGACCTGGGGTTTCTTGTATTCGTTGACCTTGGAATCCTGGCCAATCGGGCACTTGTGGTCTGCGCACTGCAATGCGTGGGTCGGAGGTTCATTTTCTGTGACGAGGTCGACGATCAAAGGTTCCGACCTGGTCTTTTACCCGCTCATAGGGGATGGATCACGCTGGCGCAAAGGGCTCCGGTGGACAACCGGTGGACAGCCGTGCGTGATGCTCCATCAGGAGACTCCCACTGCCCTTGTGTCGACGGGTGGGGATCCACAGGTCTCAGATGGAGCGATCGGCGTCGTGGAGACTGTCCCGTCCCGACAGCCCTCACATCCGGTTCGGGCATCCGTCGGTAGTCGGCCCCCTTGGGCCAGTCTCGGCGGCCGGGTATCCGACGGTGGGTCTTTCGCCAGTCGGTGGAAAGGGTTCTCGCATACCTCCGCACCCGGGTTCTCCGTCGCGTCCCGTTGTCGTGAAGTGTGCCGACGTCGCCGTCGGCACACCGATCGGATGAGCGAACCGCAGTCGTGCCGCGACAACACGTGACCGCACTCCTGGCGGGTAACTGGCCGCTCGTCCCTGGCCGCGTTGTGCGTCGCGGTTCGGCGGTAGCGTGGCGCGGCAAGGAAAGCATGGAAGCTGCGAACAGGTTGGGCGAAGTTCATGCGGATGCGGTTCGAAGCCGGGGCCGAGGAGGAGTTCGAGGCGGCGTGCGGGCTGCTGGTCGACCGGTTGGTCCGGTGGGCCGGGCAGCAGGGTCTGCCGGTGGACGGGTTCGTGGCCGAGGCGGCGCTGGATTGCCGGCACCGGGCGACGGCCGGCTGGGGCTGTGGGAGCCGCGGCATGTGGAGGAGTTGCTGCTTGGCTGGCTGCCGGAGACCATCACTGAACTTCCCGGGGAGGAACGCGGCGACGCACCGGGCACACTGCGTACGCTGCTGCGTTATCTGCACGCCGCGCGGTTGGCGGATCCGCGCGGCCCTGCACTTG
Coding sequences:
- a CDS encoding NUDIX domain-containing protein is translated as MAQRTTDDQPKALPPALESMTLLVAAVIVHDQATNRVVLLQRSQNAKFAQGMWDLPVGKSEPGEPITETAVRELYEETGLTVKPESLTVAHIIHGAWGVEAPNGFLTVVFAVHEWTGEPQNREPRKHSQVRWVDAVDVPEDFVDTTASALRRYLADGPQVSLDGWA
- a CDS encoding DNA adenine methylase, with translation MTSVTSSATAISASTLAQNANPFGADEAIHAQARPLPQQLEPVSHALSHGRYQSPLRYPGAKSSLSPVIARLITSAKQSREVPEVNLLVEPFAGGASASLRAIGEGIVDRILLADADPLVTAFWQAAADDTELLIDRMHEEWKRYVRNGGVSAVERWDYWRAWAPRPEMSPRDRRISVATQCLFLNRTTFSGILHGKAGPIGGRSQASNYPIGCRWNPDALEERIRYIGHLYSIGRLVDVWCKDWRQTLEDVPEQYPQLLPSRVIAYLDPPYIEKSSLLYRTSFDPRGGYGGDGRAPATRPGIDTLHLDLAGYLRTKAQFRWLLSYDNYPMLVQSKWLYGQSRMAPSDIDRETLGVRRWRISKRLVATRYSAAGRSGKRSAEELLITTLPPATVPVDDQLRLP
- a CDS encoding ATP-binding protein, which translates into the protein MSITEGLSQSVELKKPLTALVNRGCVPVGGVYRLDYDSAVVLTDDFKKEKAGGVPRGGFLLAVAGDNTTSGFILEDQEVILLRVRGTAPLPNESELIQTRLAVVRDAGASGVGFDDVTDVLTRNELQQSAFDCEVLGTFYTEADSRDAHIEYGADIDNVVVSARYQVFLPSTEVLSWLASYPEPVDKKDALAIGNVRFAATRRKALIAGTDRAQVHINVSDFIGRKTAVFGMTRTGKSNTIKTLVTAVHQYGSEHGRSIGQLIFDPQGEYANVNKQDRTGLRLLGDDSSTVRIYKVEPSAGDSREQPLRINFYDREVLEAAWSLVSEATAPVNTNYGKSFRSAVLTEPDQNDRSRHSRWGWTTVAFYGLLAKCGFEAANLPQSLVIPAPSGPMTDFMAAHPDAVVQAGRAGSYRVLSPAGALALAEWVGERESDFPKWHDTKDCHFGAIWDVYKYTGVTSSIRTIRPFHGPNSAGDVGEHLWNDMQAGRLAIVDLSSGNDKVAKVMSERIVTHLLNRASERFRADHEPVDMQIIVEEAHNLFERGGRDVADDPWVRLSKEAAKYRMGLIYATQEVTSVDKRMLSNTSNWLISHLNSDHETRELAHYYDFKVWTPSIIRAEDVGFVRMKTYSGKYIVPVQISKFDHTMVNKARAAAGLTGIDIANEGE